AGGCCATTGACTGAATGCATGGCCTGTAATATTTTGTAACCTGCAAAGGGGAGTAACTTCGTTGTCGGTTGATCGTCATTACGATGTGTGAAAAACCACATCCGGTCGCCGGGCGATAACAAAGGAATACGCCATCGTATTCCTTTGTTGTTGTAAGTGAGACCTTGCCGAATGGCAAGGTCTATGCATAAAAAGCAGCGGCTAACGTCATTCGGCGTTGGCCGTTTTTTTATGCATGGGGAAATACAATGAATACTGTCGGCACACCGTTGTTATGGGGTGGCTTCGCTGTCGTGGTGGTAATTATGCTGGCCATCGACCTGCTGTTGCAGGGTCGCCGTGGCGCGCATACGATGTCGATGAAACAGGCTGCGGCCTGGTCAATCGTCTGGGTAACGCTGTCGTTACTGTTTAACGCCGCCTTCTGGTGGTACCTGGCCCAAACCCAGGGCCGCGCCGTTGCCGACCCGCAGGCGCTGGCGTTCCTTACCGGCTATTTGATCGAAAAATCGCTGGCGGTAGATAACGTCTTTGTCTGGTTGATGCTGTTCAGCTACTTCTCCGTACCGCCTGCGTTGCAGCGCCGGGTACTGGTGTATGGCGTATTGGGCGCGATTGTTCTGCGTACGATCATGATCTTCGCGGGCAGCTGGCTTATCACCCAGTTTGAGTGGCTGTTGTACGTGTTCGGCGCGTTCCTGTTGTTTACCGGCGTGAAGATGGCGCTGGCGAAAGAAGATGCCTCCGGTATCGGCGACAGGCCGCTGGTGCGCTGGCTGCGTGGTCATTTGCGCATGACCGACACCATCGAAGATGAAAAATTCTTCGTGCGTAAAAACGGTCTGCTGTTTGTCACGCCGCTGATGCTGGTATTGATTCTGGTTGAACTGAGCGACGTTATTTTTGCCGTCGACAGTATCCCGGCTATCTTTGCCGTTACCACCGACCCGTTCATCGTGTTGACCTCGAACCTGTTTGCTATTCTGGGTCTGCGCGCGATGTACTTCCTGCTGGCAGGCGTGGCGGAGCGTTTCTCCATGCTGAAGTACGGTTTGTCGGTCATTCTGGTGTTTATCGGTATTAAGATGCTGATCGTCGATTTCTACCATATCCCGATTGCTATCTCGTTAGGCGTGGTATTTGGCATTCTGTTTGTGACGCTGATTGTGAACGCGTGGGTCAACCACCAGCACGATAAAAAGCAGCAAATACAGTAAGCTTCATCCGCTAGCTGAAAAGCCCGACGGCACACTGCGTGCGTCGGGCTTTTTGTTTATCATGTCAAAATAATGTTAAGTTAAAGTTATAAAATATGATCTCAACGCGGAATCCAGGATATTTCGCTTCCAGAACCCCGTTCTTTCCTTATACTCAGCCATGCAAACATTTGCCCAATCCTGAAAGATGCGTCAACAGAACGCACAAAGGTAAGGCAACAACACAATGAAAGGATCACTACATGACTACGCAACGTTCATCGGGGCTACTCTCGCGTTTGGCGCAAGGGAGCCTGGTTAAACAAATTTTGGTAGGTTTGGTACTGGGGATTTTACTGGCACTGGTGTCAAAACCTGCGGCAGAAGCCGTTGGTTTGCTGGGAACGTTGTTCGTCGGCGCATTAAAAGCCGTCGCGCCAATTCTGGTTTTGATGCTGGTCATGGCTTCTATCGCCAATCACCAGCACGGGCAAAAAACCAATATCCGCCCCATCCTGTTCCTCTACCTGCTCGGCACGTTTTCCGCAGCGTTAGCGGCCGTTGTCTTCAGCTTCGCCTTCCCATCCACACTGCATCTTTCCAGCAGCGCCAGTGATATTGTGCCGCCATCTGGTATCGTTGAAGTAATGCGTAGCCTGCTGATGAGCATGGTGTCGAACCCAATTGATGCCCTGCTTAACGCCAACTATATCGGTATTCTGGTATGGGCCGTCGGTCTGGGCTTTGCGCTGCGCCACGGCAATGAAACGACCAAAAATCTGGTTAATGATATGTCCAACGCCGTCACCTTTATGGTGAAACTGGTGATTCGTTTCGCGCCCATCGGGATCTTCGGCTTGGTCTCCTCCACGCTGGCAACCACCGGCTTTGCTACGCTTTGGGGCTACGCTCAACTGCTGACTGTGCTGGTCGGCTGTATGCTGCTGGTGGCGCTGGTGGTCAACCCGCTGCTGGTATTCTGGAAAATTCGCCGTAACCCGTATCCGCTGGTGCTGGCCTGTCTGCGCGAAAGCGGCGTGTACGCTTTCTTTACCCGCAGCTCCGCAGCAAACATTCCGGTGAACATGGCGCTGTGTGAGAAGCTGAATCTGGATCGTGATACCTATTCGGTATCTATCCCGCTGGGCGCTACCATCAATATGGCAGGTGCGGCGATCACCATTACCGTGCTGACGCTGGCGGCGGTGAATACGCTGGGTATTCCGGTCGATTTACCGACTGCGCTGTTACTGAGCGTGGTGGCGTCGCTGTGCGCCTGCGGTGCATCGGGCGTGGCGGGGGGGTCTCTGCTGCTGATCCCATTGGCATGTAATATGTTCGGTATCCCGAATGACATCGCCATGCAGGTGGTTGCCGTTGGCTTTATCATCGGCGTATTGCAGGATTCCTGTGAAACGGCGCTAAACTCTTCGACAGACGTCCTGTTTACCGCGGCAGCCTGCCAGGCTGAAGACGAGCGTCTGGCAAATAACGCCCTACGCGGCTAATCTCTACGCCCCTCCGTCATCGGGCGGAGGGGTTTTCTTCCTGTACGCTTTTTTCAATTTTGAACGGATCAATTCCGCGTTTTTGCATCCGCCGGAAGCGGATAATGTTCAGGCCGTTCATCACCAGAAAGCTGCCTTCGATCATCGTCCCGCCAATCGATCCCAACCAGAAATTATGAATAACCCAGCAGGCGGGTGCGCACCACATTACGCAGCGCACGGTTAATCCCTGGCAACGAAACAGCGCCCAGGTGCTGGCCAGCGTGCCGATTATCGGCAACAGCTCCATCGCATGCTGTAACTTCGCCAGTCCAAGAACCAGGGTGAGGATAATGAAAACGGTCATTACCCACAGTTTGCGGGTATGCATCGAGACGAGTGTGCGAATAGTGTTGAGCTCGGCACTCATTCCCGCAGGCCAGGCGCCCATTAGAAAAAAATGCACGCCGATGGTGGCGCTATAGACGGCGAGTTGCAGCCGGAACCGGCGCTCATCGCGATTGAAAAAGGTGGTAATGCCGATCAGAAAGGCGATGACACCTACGCCCTGGGCCAGCCAATACGCGGTCATGTAAGCAACCCCAATTCCATTTCGTATGGCCGGATAAGGCATATTCGCCGCCATCCGACAACGGTTTATGCCTGATGACGCTTATCAGGCCTACGTTTAGCGCAGTATGTAGGCCGTGATAAGGCGTTTACGCCGCCATCCGGCACGAGTTATAGCGTTACGCCGCTTTTAAAGATCGCTAACTCTCTAAAATCATTTCGCTCGTTGCAGGTCGGCTTGCCGTTGGCAAACTCAACGATCGTATCGACAAACTCGTTCAGCAACTGAGGCATCGCTTTGCCGTGGATCAGCTGTCCAGCGTCAAAATCGATCCAGTGCTTTTTCTTCGCTGCCAGCTCGCTGTTGGTGGCAATTTTCACCGTCGGCACAAAACCGCCGTACGGCGTACCGCGACCGGTACTGAACAGCACCATATGGCAGCCCGCGCCCGCCAGGGCACTGGTGGCAACCGCATCGTTACCCGGCGCACTCAGCAGGTTCAGGCCGTGCGTCTTCAGACGTTCGCCATAGCGCAGTACGTCCACCACCTGGCTGGAACCCGCTTTTTGCGTGCAGCCCAGAGATTTGTCTTCCAGCGTGGTAATACCGCCCGCTTTGTTGCCCGGCGATGGATTCTCGTAAATCGGCTGGTCGTGAGCAATGAAGTACTGCTTAAAGTCATTGACCATGGTCACCAGTTTGCCAAAGGTTTCTTTGTCACGGCAGTGGTCCATCAGCAACTGCTCGGCGCCGAACATTTCCGGTACTTCGGTCAGCACGGTGGTGCCGCCGTTGGCAATCACGTAGTCAGAAAAACGCCCCAGCATGGGGTTGGCGGTAATACCGGACAGGCCGTCTGAGCCGCCGCATTCCAGACCAAACTTCAGCTCGCCCAGCTTACCCGGCTCACGCTTATCGTTACGCATCACGTTGTACAGCTGATGGAGATGTTCAATCCCCGCTTCCACTTCGTCTTCCTGATGTTGGCAGACCATGAAGTGAACACGCTCAGGATCGTACTCGCCTAAGGTTTCGCGGAAGGCATCAACCTGGTTGTTTTCGCAGCCAAGGCCGACCACCAGCACCGCGCCCGCATTCGGGTGGCGCACCATGTTTTGCAGCATAGTGCGGGTGTTGATGTGATCGTCACCGAGCTGTGAGCAACCGTAGGTGTGGCTAAAGAGATGCACGCCGTCGATACCTTCGGCGTCGTTGGTCTCTTTCAGGAAACGGTTCTGCATCTGACGCGCCATGGCGTTAACGCAGCCCACCGTCGGCAGGATCCACAGTTCGTTGCGCACGCCTACATCGCCGTTGGCACGACGGTAGATTTGTACGTCGCGATCCGCCGGTTGTGCAACTTCCGCTTGAAAATCAGGGTGGTAGCTATACGTGTCCAGATCGCTGAGATTGGTGCGCGTGTTGTGGGCATGAATATGCTCACCCGCCGCAACGTCCACCAGCGTATGGCCAATTGGCAAACCGTATTTAATGACGTTTTCACCTTTCGCAATATCGCGCAAAGCAAATTTATGGCCACGAGAGACCGCCTGACGCAGGGTTATCGCCTGCCCATCAACGGTGACTTCGGTTCCTTCAGCCAAATCAGCGAGCGCGACCGCGACGTTATCCAGCGCATGGATCTTGATGTATTGCATACCAACCCCAGACTTTAATTCAGTTCAATGGCGAAGTAATCGCGCGCATTGTTAAAGCAAATGTTTTTCACCATTTCACCCAGCAACTGGATATCTGCCGGTGCTTCGCCCGCAGCAACCCAACGGCCAATCATCTGGCACAGGATGCGACGGAAGTATTCATGGCGCGTGTATGACAGGAAGCTACGGCTATCGGTCAGCATGCCGACGAAACGGCTCAGCAGACCGAGCTGGGCCAACTGCGTCATCTGACGTTCCATCCCGTCTTTCTGATCGTTGAACCACCAGCCGGAACCGAACTGCATCTTGCCCGGCATACCTTCGCCCTGGAAGTTGCCGATCATCGTGCCCAGCACTTCGTTATCGCGCGGGTTCAGGCAGTACAGAATGGTTTTTGGCAACAGGTTCTGTTCATTCTGCTTACTCAGCAGTTTGGACAACTCTTCGGCCATCGGACGGTCGTTGATGGAGTCGAAGCCGACATCCGCACCCAACAGTTTGAACTGGCGCAGGTTGTTATTACGCAGTGCGCCGATGTGGTACTGCTGTACCCATTCGCGACGGGCATATTCCGCACCGAGGAATACCAGTACAGCGGTTTTAAACTGGGCAACTTCATGTTCGCTCAGGGTTTCACCTGCCAGGCGACGCGCCAGAATGCTATCCAGTTCCGCTTCGTTAGATTCAGCAAACAGCACCACGTCCAGCGCGTGGTCAGAGACTTTACAGCCGTGAGCCGCGAAGTGATCCAGGCGTTTGGTCAGCGCGGTCTGCAGGTCAGCGAAACGACGGATATCGGTGTCGGACACTTCACCCAGCTTCGCCATGTAATCGTTAAAGGTAGCCAGCTCAATGTTGAAGGCTTTATCCGGACGCCAGCTCGGCAGCACTTTCACATCAAAGCTTCCGTCTTTAGCAACGGCCGCGTGATGCTCCAGAGAGTCGATCGGGTCATCGGTGGTACCGACCATTTTCACGTTCATCTGCTGCATGATGCCGCGCGCGGAGAATTTATCCTGCGCCAGCAGTTCGTTGCACTGGTTCCAGATTTCGTCAGCCGTTGCAGGAGACAGCAGCTTACCTGTAATACCAAACGGGCGACGTAATTCGAGGTGGGTCCAGTGGTACAGCGGGTTACCAATAGTGTGCGGAACCGTAGCGGCCCAGGCGTCAAACTTCTCACGATCGGACGCATCGCCGGTACACAGGCGCTCAGCGACACCGTTGGTACGCATCGCACGCCACTTATAGTGGTCGCCCTTCAGCCAGATGTCATACAGGTTATTAAAACGGTAGTTTTCAGCGATTTGTTGCGGTGGTAAATGGCAGTGGTAATCGAAGATTGGCTGGTCTTTGGCGTAATCATGATACAGACGGCGGGCAAATTCGGTGTCCAGCAGGAAATCTTCAGTCATAAACGGGGTCATTATCGTCTTCCTCTCAGCGAGTGCGTCAGATTGCTTATGTTTTGATGTTGACAAAGTTATCACACCAATTTCCATACACTGAAGATATTTTCGTGAGTTAGATCAACAAATGGTGACAAAAAAATTACTCTCAAAGAGGTAAATCATGCGTCAAGCCGCGCCAGCACTGGCTTTGCTGAATCGAAATAATGACCACACGAAGATTCACACTTTTGTGATGGCACTCACCTTTTAAAGCTGTATGACAAGTTATCTTTTGGCCGTCGCGATACATAAGCCGACGGAATGCAAATTACCGATGTATCACCATCGGATTGAACGGTACGGAAACCGAATTAGCACAAATATTGACATGGCAAAGTTCGGGGAGTACCGGCTTTTTTCGGTTACCCCCTCGTAAAAGAACATCCTCCGCCCTGAACTGGAAGATGACCGCTCGTTCGCGGACATAACAAAACGATGAGGTTTTACATGCGTAAAATTAAAGGGTTACGTTGGTACATGATCGCACTGGTGACGCTTGGCACCGTGCTGGGTTACCTGACACGTAACACTGTGGCGGCAGCTGCGCCAACTCTGATGGAAGAGTTACACATCTCCACTCAACAGTATTCCTATATCATCGCAGCGTATTCTGCTGCTTACACCGTAATGCAACCCGTTGCCGGCTATGTGCTCGATGTGCTCGGCACAAAAATTGGTTACGCGATGTTCGCCGTTCTGTGGGCCGTCTTCTGTGGCGCGACCGCACTGGCTGGCAGTTGGGGTGGACTGGCGCTGGCGCGTGGCGCGGTAGGTGCCGCTGAAGCCGCGATGATCCCTGCGGGTCTGAAAGCCAGTTCTGAATGGTTCCCGGCAAAAGAGCGTTCAATTGCCGTAGGTTACTTTAACGTGGGTTCTTCTATCGGCGCGATGATTGCTCCGCCGCTGGTCGTCTGGGCTATCGTCATGCACAGCTGGCAGATGGCATTCATTATTTCCGGTGCGCTGAGCTTCATTTGGGCGATGTGCTGGCTGGTGTTCTACAAACACCCGCGCGACCAGAAAAAACTGTCTGATGAAGAACGTGATTACATTCTGAACGGTCAGGAATCACAGCATAAAAACGCGACCTCGAAAAAAATGTCCCTTGGTCAGATCCTGCGTAACCGCCAGTTCTGGGGCATCGCGCTGCCGCGTTTCCTGGCAGAGCCGGCCTGGGGTACCTTCAACGCCTGGATCCCGCTGTTCATGTTTAAAGTCTACGGCTTTAACCTGAAAGAAATTGCGATGTTTGCCTGGATGCCGATGCTGTTTGCTGACCTGGGCTGTATCGTTGGGGGTTACTTACCGCCGCTGTTCCAGCGCTGGTTCGGCGTTAACCTGATCGTTTCGCGTAAAATGGTCGTTACCATGGGTGCATTGCTGATGATTGGCCCAGGGATGATCGGTCTGTTCACCAGCCCTTACATTGCTATCGCCCTGCTGTGCGTCGGCGGTTTTGCTCACCAGGCGCTGTCCGGTGCGCTGATTACGCTCTCTTCCGACGTATTTGGTCGTAATGAAGTGGCAACCGCGAACGGCCTGACCGGTATGTCTGCATGGCTTGCAAGTACGTTGTTTGCGCTGGTCGTTGGCGCACTGGCTGACACCATTGGCTTTAGCCCGCTGTTCGCCGTACTGGCGGTATTCGACCTGCTCGGCGCGCTAGTCATCTGGACAGTATTGCAGAACAAATCGGCCAGCGAGGTAGATTCGGGCTCGCAATCCGGCGATCCCGCGACGCAAAATTAACCCGATGCAACATAGCAAGGGTATATAATGCGAAGCCGCCAGCTATCTGGCGGCTTTTTTATCGCCGCGAGTGGAGCCGTAATCGCAAAAGTGGTATAACAAATATAGTCTGCCGTATCATGCCTGGAGCGCATATGGAAATCACCGAACCACGACGTTTGTACCAACAACTTGCCGCTGATCTGAAAGAACGCATTGAGCACGGTGTCTACCTGGTGGGTGACAAACTCCCCGCCGAGCGCTTTATCGCCGATGAAAAAAATGTCAGCCGTACCGTGGTTCGTGAAGCGATTATCATGCTCGAGGTTGAGGGCTACGTTGAAGTGCGTAAAGGGTCCGGGATCCACGTCATTTCAAACCAACCTAAACACTATGTTGCGCCAGATGAAAATCTGGAGTTCGCCAGCTACGGTCCTTTTGAGCTGCTCCAGGCTCGCCAGTTGATTGAGAGCAACATTGCCGAGTTTGCCGCCACTCAGGTGACCAAACAAGACATCATGAAACTGATGGAAATTCAGGAGAAGTCGCGTAACGAAAAAAGCTTTCGTGACTCCGAATGGGATCTTCAGTTCCATGTGCAGGTCGCGCTGGCAACGCAGAACTCCGCCCTGGCCGCGATCGTTGAAAAAATGTGGACCCAGCGTATTCACAACCCCTACTGGAAGAAACTGCACGACCACATCGACCTGCGCACGGTAGATAACTGGTGCGACGACCATGACCAGATCCTGCGGGCGCTGATTCGCAAAGATCCCCATGCCGCCAAGCTGGCAATGTGGCAGCACCTTGAGAACACGAAGCAAATGCTGTTTAACGAAACCAGCGATGATTTTGAGTTCAATGCTGACCGTTATCTTTTTACCGAAAATCCTGTCGTTCATCTCGATACGGCGGCTAATGGCGCAAAATAAACAATCTTAGCGATGCAGGCGCGACAAAGCGCCTGTTTCTGACGCTTGGTAAGCATTAGGTATAAAGTGTCAGCCTATGTAAATCCTCTCGCCTCCCTCTATTACGATAAGCAAAATCACAGTTCAACAACCGTAATTTCTATAACGGACTACGTTGACCTTTGTTACAATTAGATGCTATTTGAATTTTTGTGTTTAAGAGCTTGCTAACTTCACAACTTTACAGGGAACAGTTCAGGCCGTGAATTTGTATCAGATCGCGAACCAGGTAAAAAACATTAATAAAATCGCGATGTTACAAAATTAAAAAAACCGGCATGACGATAACCGATTCTCCAGGAATATTGAATGGAACTACTGACTCAATTACTGAATGCTTTATGGGCTCAGGATTTTGAAACGCTGGCCAATCCATCCATGATTGGCATGCTCTATTTCGTACTATTTACCATTTTGTTTCTTGAAAACGGACTGCTGCCAGCAGCCTTTTTACCTGGCGACAGTCTACTGGTACTGGTCGGCGTACTTATCGCCAAAGGCGCGATGGGTTTTCCGCAAACGGTACTGCTGCTCACCACCGCGGCCAGCCTGGGTTGCTGGCTCAGCTATATCCAGGGACGATGGCTGGGGAATACCCGCACCGTACAAAACTGGCTATCTCATCTGCCCGCGCATTACCATCAGCGTGCGCATCATCTGTTCCATAAGCATGGCTTGTCTGCGCTGCTGGTCGGTCGCTTCATCGCGTTTGTCAGAACATTATTGCCGACCATCGCAGGATTATCTGGCCTGAACAATGCGCGCTTTCAGTTCTTTAACTGGATGAGTGGACTGCTTTGGGTTCTGATCCTCACCACGCTGGGCTATCTGCTGGGCAAAACGCCAGTGTTTCTCAAGTATGAAGACCAACTGATGTCTTGTCTGATGCTGCTTCCCGTGGTGTTACTGGTGTTTGGTCTGGCGGGTTCACTGGTTGTGCTTTGGAAAAAGAAATACGGGAACCGAGGATAAATTATGCTGAAATCACGCATAACGCTCCGACGGCTTGCCTGGACCACTACCTTTCTGCTGTTTATCGGCGCGCTGCTCCTGACCTGGTCGGTCATTCGCCAGCAGGAGTCAACGCTTGCCATTCGTGCCGTAAATCAGGGAGCCACTATGCCTGATGGTTTCTCTATCTGGCATCACCTGGACGCCAACGGCATTCGCTTTAAAAGCATCACTCCGCAAAATGACGCGCTGCTGATCACCTTTGATTCCAGCGCGCAGAGCGCAGCCGCAAAGGTCGTGCTGGACCGAACGTTACCGCACGGTTTCGTTATTGCTCAGCAGGATGATGACAATCAGGCGGTGCAGTGGTTATCCCGCTTACGTGATACCCCACACCGTTTTGGTTAATCTCCAGGAATCTGAATTAGATCACTCACTTTGGTGATTTCATCATTTAACGCCTATGATTAATAAACTGGGTTTATGACCCAATGCTTTATTAATCTGGAGCATCGGCCTCAAGCCACAAGGCCGAATCACAATGGAAGGTTCAAGAATGAAATACCGCATCGCTTTGGCAATTAGCCTTTTCGCTCTCAGTGCCGGCAGCTACGCCTCCACCCTCTGTCAGGAAAAAGAACAGGATATTCAGCGGGAGATTAGCTATGCCGAAAAGCACAACAATCAAAACCGCATCAACGGCCTGAACAAAGCGTTGAGCGAAGTTAGGGCAAACTGTACTGACAGCAAACTGCGCGCCGACCACCAGAAAAAAATCGCCGAACAGAAAGACGAGATAGCCGAGCGTCAACGTGATTTGGCCGAGGCGAAGCAAAAAGGCGATGCGGATAAGGTAGCAAAGCGCGAACATAAGCTTGCTGAAGCTCAGAAAGAGCTGAAAGAACTCGAGACCCGCGATTACTAAGTACGGTAACTAGCCACTCAACTGGAGAAAACTATGTCGAAAGATAATGCTACGGAAAACCTGCGCGCTGAGCTGAAGTCTCTTGCGGATACGCTTGAAGAAGTACTTAGCTCCTCTGGCGATAAGTCGAAGGAAGAGATGAGTAAAATTCGCAGCAAAGCAGAACATGCGCTGCGCGAGAGCCGCCATCGTCTGAGCGAAACCAGCGATGTGATTGCCAAACAGACCCGTGAGGCCGCGGCTAAAGCTGATAACTACGTGCGCGAAAATCCATGGACAGGCGTCGGCATTGGCGCTGCAGTCGGTGTGGTGCTTGGTGTACTGCTGTCGCGCCGTTAACAATGGCAGACTCTCAACACGCACAAGGTCCAGGCAAAAGCGTACTGGGTATTGGACAGCGGATCCTGACGATTCTCGTTGAGATCGTCGAAACACGGCTGCGGCTGGCCGTCGTTGAGCTGGAAGAGGAAAAAGCCAATCTCATCCAGATCCTGCTGATGCTTGGGCTTACCATGCTGTTCGCGGCGTTCGGCCTGATGAGCCTGATGGTGCTTATCATCTGGGCCATCGACCCGCAATATCGCCTGAACGCCATGATTGCCACCACCGTTGTGCTGTTGCTTTTAGCGCTTATCGGCGGGCTATGGACGTTGCGTAAAGCACGTAAAACAACGCTGTTACGCCATACGCGCAATGAACTCGCTAACGACAGGCAGGCCCTGGAGGATGATGCATAATGAGCAGTAAAGTCGAACGTCAACAACGTAAGGCGCAACTGCTTGGACAGATCCAGCAGCAACGGCTGGATCTGTCTGCTACTCGCCGCGACTGGCTGGACGCCACCGAAGTCTACGATCGTGGCTGGAAGACGCTGTTGAACCTGCGTGGCTGGGTATTAGTCGGGAGCAGTATTATGGCGGTTCGCACCATCCGTAACCCGAATCTGCTGGTACGCTGGGCTAAACGCGGCTTTAGCGTCTGGAGCATCTGGCGTCTGGTTAAATCCACCCTCAGACAGCAACAGCTGCGCGGTTAATCCCTTTCCCACCCCCAACCTCAAAATTTTTGAAAAATATTGACAGTTTTCCTTGCTAACAATTCTCATTAAGCACGTTTATGATTCTCTCCATCGACAGCAACGACGCGCTCTGCAGCGTTGATGCACAAAAAACACAATAAGCCGCCTGAGTGGTTTCCTGGAGAGTATGATGAAGAAATTAGAAGATGTTGGTGTACTGGTAGCGCGCATTCTGATGCCAATCCTGTTTATTTCCGCAGGTTGGGGAAAAATCACCGGATATGCGGGTACCCAACAGTACATGGAAGCCATGGGCGTCCCAGGATTTATGTTACCGCTGGTGATTCTGCTTGAGTTTGGCGGCGGTCTGGCCGTTCTGTTCGGTTTCCTGACCCGTACGACTGCGCTGTTCACCGCAGGCTTCACGCTGCTGACGGCGTTCATCTTCCACAGCAACTTCGCGGAAGGCATGAACTCTCTGATGTTCATGAAAAACTTGACCATCGCAGGCGGTTTCCTGCTGCTGGCTATCACCGGTCCGGGCGCATTTAGTATTGACCGCGTACTGAATAAAAAGTGGTAATCAAACTATACCCGTCATTCTTCAAGTTGCAGGCGTGTTGGCTTCACTCAGAAACCCCAGTCACATAGTTATCTATGCTCCTGGGCATTTCTTCCCTTGCCGCCTTCCTGCAACTCGAATTATTTAGGGTATATACTTATTAAAGACGAGGGGGTTTACTCCTCGTTTTGCTATCCAGGAGAGAGATAATGGGACAACTGATTGACGGCGTCTGGCATGACACCTGGTACGACACCAAATCAACCGGGGGAAAATTTCAACGTTCTGCATCGGCTTTCCGTAACTGGCTCACCGCGGATGGCGCGCCGGGTCCAACGGGCGAAGGTGGCTTTGCTGCCGAAAAAGACCGCTATCACCTGTACGTATCTCTGGCCTGTCCGTGGGCGCATCGCACGCTGATTTTGCGTAAACTCAAAGGACTGGAACCCTTTATTTCCATTTCCGTAGTACATCCGCTGATGCTGGAAAACGGCTGGACCTTTGACGATAACTTCCCGGCGGCAACCGGCGATACCCTGTATCAGCACGACTTTCTTTATCAACTCTATTTACACGCCGATCCGCACTACAGTGGTCGGGTTACCGTTCCGGTGCTGTGGGATAAAAAGAACCACACCATTGTCAGCAACGAATCTGCAGAAATCATCCGCATGTTTAACACCGCGTTTGATGCGCTGGGCGCGAAAGCCGGAGATTACTATCCCCCTGCCCTGCAAAGCAAAATCGACGAGCTGAACGGCTGGATTTACGACAACGTCAATAACGGCGTGTATAAAGCCGGATTTGCCACCAGCCAGGAAGCCTACGACGATGCCGTGGAAAAAGTCTTCCAGTCCCTGGCGCGACTGGAACAGATCCTTGGACAGCATCGCTACCTGACCGGCAACCAGTTAACCGAGGCCGATATTCGTCTGTGGACCACGCTGGTGCGTTTTGATCCCGTGTATGTAACCCACTTCAAGTGCGACAAACACCGGATTAGCGACTATCTGAATCTGTACGGTTTCCTGCGTGATATCTACCAGATGCCGGGTATCGCAGAAACCGTCAACTTCGATCACATCCGCAATCATTACTTCCGTAGTCACAAAACCATTAACCCGACCGGCATTATTTCTGTTGGGCCGTGCCAGGACCTTAACGAACCCCACGGGCGTGATGAGCGTTTCGCGTGATTTACATGGGTCCACTTTGAGGTTAGGCCGATTAGTTAAGCATGTATGGCGAACATGTGAT
The Citrobacter arsenatis DNA segment above includes these coding regions:
- the yqjG gene encoding glutathionyl-hydroquinone reductase YqjG, encoding MGQLIDGVWHDTWYDTKSTGGKFQRSASAFRNWLTADGAPGPTGEGGFAAEKDRYHLYVSLACPWAHRTLILRKLKGLEPFISISVVHPLMLENGWTFDDNFPAATGDTLYQHDFLYQLYLHADPHYSGRVTVPVLWDKKNHTIVSNESAEIIRMFNTAFDALGAKAGDYYPPALQSKIDELNGWIYDNVNNGVYKAGFATSQEAYDDAVEKVFQSLARLEQILGQHRYLTGNQLTEADIRLWTTLVRFDPVYVTHFKCDKHRISDYLNLYGFLRDIYQMPGIAETVNFDHIRNHYFRSHKTINPTGIISVGPCQDLNEPHGRDERFA